The following coding sequences are from one Devosia neptuniae window:
- a CDS encoding DUF2794 domain-containing protein, whose protein sequence is MQGRTPHDKTVSLALVHSGEAPSSVPQAKAMPIVAFDRRELMLILSVYGRKVASGEWRDYAMDFLRERAVFSIYARVSERPLFIVEKSPKLRNRQGQYSVTNQQGRILKRGHDLSQVLRVLDPQLAVVG, encoded by the coding sequence GTGCAAGGCCGTACGCCGCATGACAAGACGGTTAGCCTGGCTCTGGTCCATTCCGGAGAGGCGCCTTCCAGTGTGCCTCAGGCCAAGGCCATGCCCATCGTGGCGTTCGATCGCCGCGAGCTGATGCTGATCCTGTCGGTCTATGGTCGCAAGGTGGCCTCAGGCGAGTGGCGCGACTATGCCATGGACTTTTTGCGCGAGCGCGCCGTCTTCTCCATTTACGCCCGCGTCTCCGAACGCCCGCTGTTCATCGTCGAAAAATCGCCCAAGCTGCGCAATCGCCAGGGGCAATATTCGGTCACCAACCAGCAGGGCCGCATCCTCAAGCGCGGCCATGACCTCAGCCAGGTGCTGCGCGTGCTCGATCCGCAATTGGCGGTGGTGGGGTGA
- a CDS encoding AAA family ATPase has translation MTILHLMVGLPCAGKSTRARQLEAETGALRLTPDEWHIQLFGDDVADPDHDRRHDAVEVLMWRVASVALQKGIDVILDFGFWARVEREDFAARAAALGAMTKIHFMDVPRDELLARLARRNAEAPEHAFIIPESDLLGWLARFEPPTADELAVIAAAGRRQH, from the coding sequence ATGACCATCCTGCACCTCATGGTCGGCCTGCCCTGTGCGGGCAAGAGCACCAGGGCCAGGCAGCTGGAGGCCGAAACGGGTGCATTGCGGCTGACGCCGGACGAATGGCACATCCAGCTGTTCGGCGACGACGTGGCCGACCCCGACCACGACCGGCGCCATGATGCGGTCGAAGTGCTGATGTGGCGGGTTGCCAGTGTGGCGCTGCAGAAGGGGATCGACGTGATCCTCGATTTCGGCTTCTGGGCCCGCGTCGAGCGCGAGGACTTTGCGGCCCGCGCGGCGGCGTTGGGGGCCATGACCAAAATCCATTTCATGGATGTGCCGCGTGACGAGCTATTGGCTCGCCTGGCGCGGCGCAATGCCGAAGCGCCCGAGCATGCCTTTATCATCCCTGAGAGCGACCTGCTGGGCTGGCTGGCGCGCTTCGAGCCACCGACAGCGGATGAACTGGCTGTGATCGCGGCGGCCGGCCGCCGGCAGCACTAG
- the ccmB gene encoding heme exporter protein CcmB: MRAFSAIIGRELALALRGGGDVLTLVLFFIITGAIVPFAVGPDKALLATIAPGIIWIAAFLAMLLGLDRLFRPDHEDGTLILLRHAELPLSATIAAKVIAHWLLTALPLILASPILAVLLAMDLSAFWRMVLSLLLGTPALAAFGAIGAAVTVAIRRGGLIAPILIAPLSVPVLIFGTGAISATQSSAALLFLAALSLMAVALAPFAAALAISSAED; this comes from the coding sequence ATGAGGGCATTTTCCGCCATTATCGGCCGTGAACTGGCGCTGGCTTTGCGCGGTGGCGGCGATGTGCTGACGCTGGTGCTGTTCTTCATCATCACCGGGGCCATCGTGCCCTTTGCCGTTGGCCCCGATAAAGCACTGTTGGCCACCATTGCGCCGGGCATTATCTGGATCGCGGCCTTCCTCGCCATGCTGCTGGGGCTCGACCGGCTGTTCCGCCCCGATCATGAAGACGGCACGCTGATCCTGCTGCGCCATGCCGAGCTGCCGCTCTCGGCCACCATTGCCGCAAAAGTGATCGCCCATTGGTTGCTGACGGCGCTGCCGCTGATACTCGCCAGTCCGATCCTTGCCGTGCTGCTGGCCATGGATCTTTCCGCCTTCTGGCGCATGGTGCTCTCGCTGCTGCTGGGCACCCCGGCACTGGCCGCTTTCGGCGCCATTGGCGCGGCGGTGACCGTGGCGATAAGGCGCGGCGGGCTGATCGCCCCCATTCTCATCGCACCCCTCTCCGTGCCCGTATTGATCTTCGGCACCGGGGCGATCAGCGCCACCCAATCGAGTGCCGCGCTGCTGTTTCTTGCGGCATTGAGCCTCATGGCCGTGGCGCTGGCTCCCTTTGCCGCCGCCCTTGCGATAAGCTCGGCCGAGGATTAG
- a CDS encoding Bax inhibitor-1/YccA family protein: MAEYDRQTLGARAGSALAIDEGLRSYMLRVYNYMGIGLVVTGLAAWFAASAAITTNPDAAVGQLANGQYVTQWGALLYASPLQWVVMLAPLAFVMVLSFGINKLSVPAAQAVFWAFAAIMGVSLSSIFLVYTDASIAKVFFITAATFGAMSLYGYTTKRDLTQMGSFLFMGLIGLIIASLVNIFMQSSMLEFAISAVGVLIFVGLTAYDTQKIKEGYSESHGADVLAKGAIMGALSLYLDFINLFLMLLRLFGNRE, encoded by the coding sequence ATGGCTGAATATGACCGTCAGACCCTCGGTGCGCGGGCCGGCTCGGCCTTGGCCATCGACGAGGGCCTGCGCAGCTACATGCTGCGCGTCTACAATTACATGGGTATCGGGCTGGTTGTGACCGGGCTTGCTGCCTGGTTCGCTGCTTCCGCCGCCATCACCACCAATCCGGACGCCGCCGTGGGCCAGCTGGCCAATGGCCAGTATGTCACCCAGTGGGGCGCCCTGCTCTATGCAAGCCCGCTGCAATGGGTCGTGATGCTCGCGCCGCTCGCCTTTGTGATGGTGCTGAGCTTTGGCATCAACAAGCTCTCGGTGCCGGCCGCACAGGCCGTGTTCTGGGCCTTTGCCGCCATTATGGGCGTGTCGCTCAGCTCGATCTTCCTGGTCTATACCGACGCTTCGATCGCCAAGGTGTTCTTCATCACCGCCGCGACCTTTGGTGCCATGAGCCTTTACGGCTATACCACCAAGCGCGACCTGACCCAGATGGGCAGCTTCCTGTTCATGGGCCTGATCGGCCTGATCATCGCTTCGCTGGTCAATATCTTCATGCAGTCCTCCATGCTCGAATTCGCCATCTCGGCGGTCGGCGTGCTGATCTTTGTGGGCCTGACCGCCTATGACACGCAGAAGATCAAGGAAGGCTATTCGGAGTCGCACGGCGCCGATGTGCTGGCCAAGGGCGCTATCATGGGCGCGCTGAGCCTCTATCTCGACTTCATCAACCTGTTCCTGATGCTGCTCCGCCTGTTCGGCAATCGCGAGTAA
- a CDS encoding GNAT family N-acetyltransferase produces the protein MSTPILRPFAWADIPAITAIYRHYVETTAITFDTEAPGEAAMAEKFAHLVALGHPLMVAEQDGKVLGYAYASFYRPRAAYRFTCEDSIYLDPTATGKGLGKLLLTELLAQSRAFGFKQMLAVITADTANSIAIHEKFGFIRVGRYEAVGYKFDRWHDIVHLQLAL, from the coding sequence GTGTCCACCCCCATCCTGCGTCCCTTCGCCTGGGCCGATATTCCCGCCATTACCGCCATCTACCGGCACTATGTGGAAACCACGGCGATCACCTTTGACACCGAGGCACCGGGCGAAGCGGCCATGGCGGAAAAATTCGCCCATCTGGTCGCGCTGGGCCACCCCCTGATGGTGGCCGAACAGGATGGCAAGGTGCTCGGCTATGCCTATGCCAGCTTCTATCGCCCCCGCGCCGCCTATCGCTTCACCTGCGAGGATTCGATCTATCTCGACCCCACGGCGACCGGCAAAGGGCTGGGCAAGTTGCTGCTGACCGAGCTTCTGGCGCAGTCGAGGGCCTTTGGCTTCAAGCAGATGCTGGCGGTGATCACGGCCGACACCGCCAATTCCATCGCCATCCACGAAAAGTTCGGCTTTATCCGGGTCGGGCGCTACGAAGCCGTCGGCTACAAATTCGATCGCTGGCACGACATCGTGCATCTGCAACTGGCGCTCTAG
- a CDS encoding heme ABC transporter permease, which translates to MTIQTTPKQSWWSRIAHPGQFVAWTRPLLWPLTILTVLLFVVGLWFALYNSPQDYQMGDTVRIMYVHVPTAWLSQFVYAVMAVSALGSLVWRHPMADVSMKAAAPLGATFTALALFTGSLWGRPTWGTFWEWDGRMTSTLVLLFIYLGIIALWRAFDDQLRAARVIAVFTLVGAVNIPIIKFSVDWWSTLHQPASVFRADGPRMPGSILTPLFVMFFAFTFLFLVLHLKAMHTEVSRRRVMALERQAAQGAKS; encoded by the coding sequence ATGACTATCCAAACCACACCCAAACAGAGCTGGTGGAGCCGCATCGCCCATCCCGGGCAATTCGTCGCCTGGACCCGTCCCCTGCTCTGGCCGCTCACCATCCTCACCGTCCTGCTGTTCGTGGTGGGGCTATGGTTTGCCCTCTATAATTCGCCGCAGGATTATCAAATGGGCGATACGGTACGCATCATGTATGTGCACGTACCCACCGCCTGGCTCAGCCAGTTCGTCTATGCGGTGATGGCGGTTTCGGCACTGGGTTCGCTGGTCTGGCGCCACCCCATGGCCGATGTGTCGATGAAAGCGGCAGCGCCTCTAGGCGCGACCTTTACCGCTCTGGCGCTGTTTACCGGCTCACTCTGGGGCCGGCCCACCTGGGGCACGTTCTGGGAATGGGACGGGCGCATGACTTCGACCCTGGTGCTGCTGTTCATCTATCTGGGCATTATTGCCCTATGGCGCGCCTTTGACGATCAGCTGCGCGCCGCTCGCGTCATTGCCGTCTTTACCCTTGTGGGCGCTGTTAACATTCCCATTATCAAATTCTCGGTCGATTGGTGGAGCACGCTGCACCAGCCCGCCAGCGTCTTCCGCGCCGACGGCCCGCGCATGCCGGGCTCAATCCTGACGCCGCTTTTTGTGATGTTTTTCGCGTTTACATTCCTGTTCCTCGTGCTGCACCTCAAAGCCATGCATACCGAGGTCAGCCGCCGCCGGGTCATGGCGCTGGAGCGGCAGGCCGCGCAGGGAGCCAAATCGTGA
- a CDS encoding nucleotidyltransferase domain-containing protein: MTPQKTLAHDAWSPFHPRELAQRLAGVSRPWCIVGGWALDLWHGHETREHEDIEFTVLRGDVSLFRQALSDLEFYATGSGMVDYLPDGQEPPADIFQIWCQDPAAQRWRVDMMIEPGTPDMWVYKRDPGVTRPRAEMVAVTPDGLPYLKPAAILLFKAKLARDKDVADFANAVPKLEIAERAWLKAMLERAHPGHEWIGRL, translated from the coding sequence ATGACGCCGCAAAAAACTCTGGCCCATGATGCCTGGAGCCCCTTCCACCCACGCGAACTGGCGCAGCGGCTTGCGGGCGTGTCGCGGCCCTGGTGCATTGTCGGCGGCTGGGCGCTGGACCTCTGGCATGGTCATGAGACGCGCGAGCATGAGGATATCGAATTCACCGTGCTGCGCGGCGATGTGAGCCTGTTCCGACAAGCCCTGTCGGACCTCGAATTCTATGCGACCGGCAGCGGCATGGTTGACTATCTGCCCGATGGGCAGGAGCCGCCCGCGGATATTTTCCAGATCTGGTGCCAGGACCCGGCGGCGCAGCGCTGGCGGGTCGATATGATGATCGAGCCGGGCACGCCGGATATGTGGGTCTATAAACGGGACCCGGGCGTCACCCGACCGCGGGCCGAGATGGTCGCGGTGACGCCGGATGGCCTGCCCTATCTCAAGCCTGCAGCTATCCTGCTATTCAAGGCAAAGCTGGCCCGGGATAAGGACGTGGCGGATTTTGCCAACGCGGTGCCGAAGCTGGAAATCGCGGAACGGGCATGGCTGAAGGCGATGCTGGAGCGGGCGCATCCGGGGCACGAATGGATTGGGCGGCTGTAG
- a CDS encoding DUF1223 domain-containing protein → MISRSLFAPVSGIAAFLLLALPAGAEKVHDRPKAVVELFTSQGCAQCPPADALLTSLAEEGDVIALAYHVDYWDYVGWEDTFGKADYSDRQRAYAKSWGSSRIYTPQMVVNGDKGVVGSRRNEVHGALDRATLPLSVDITRQDDMLKIAVPPNADFGNAVVWLVTYLDRADVAIDKGENAGKTMVYTQVVTGRQALGMWESATGADLKLPLPEMLAENTGMAVIVQQEKDGLPGPILGAAAFER, encoded by the coding sequence ATGATATCCCGTTCCCTATTTGCACCGGTCTCCGGCATTGCCGCCTTCCTCCTCCTGGCCCTTCCGGCCGGTGCGGAAAAAGTGCATGACCGCCCCAAGGCCGTGGTCGAATTGTTTACCAGCCAAGGCTGCGCGCAATGCCCGCCGGCCGATGCGCTGCTGACCAGCCTCGCCGAAGAGGGCGATGTCATCGCGCTCGCCTATCATGTCGATTATTGGGATTATGTCGGCTGGGAAGACACGTTCGGCAAAGCCGATTATTCCGATCGCCAGCGCGCCTATGCCAAAAGCTGGGGCTCCTCGCGCATCTATACCCCGCAAATGGTAGTCAATGGCGACAAGGGCGTGGTCGGTTCGCGCCGCAACGAAGTGCATGGAGCGCTCGATCGGGCGACGCTCCCCCTGTCCGTGGACATCACCAGACAGGACGACATGCTCAAGATCGCCGTGCCGCCCAATGCCGATTTCGGCAATGCGGTGGTGTGGCTGGTGACCTATCTCGATCGGGCGGATGTCGCCATCGACAAGGGCGAGAATGCCGGCAAGACCATGGTCTATACCCAGGTGGTGACCGGCCGGCAGGCGCTGGGCATGTGGGAAAGCGCGACGGGGGCGGATCTCAAACTACCGCTGCCCGAAATGCTGGCGGAAAATACCGGCATGGCCGTCATCGTGCAGCAGGAAAAGGATGGGCTGCCCGGCCCGATCCTGGGCGCCGCAGCCTTCGAACGCTAA
- the acnA gene encoding aconitate hydratase AcnA has protein sequence MTSVNSFKSKSTLTVGGKTYTYYSIAEAEKHGLKGVSSLPHSMKVVLENLLRFEDNRTVTKADIEAVATWLTTRTSEHEISYRPARVLMQDFTGVPAVVDLAAMRDATAKLGANPQKINPLVPVDLVIDHSVMVDSFGTALSFGQNVELEYERNGERYEFLRWGQSAFDNFRVVPPGTGICHQVNLEYLAQTVWTKDENGETVAYPDTLVGTDSHTTMVNGMAVLGWGVGGIEAEAAMLGQPITMLIPEVVGFKLTGKINEGITATDLVLTVTEMLRKKGVVGKFVEFYGPGLDYLSLEDQATIANMAPEYGATCGYFPVDTDTLKYLTTSGRDPQRVALVEAYSKAQGMFRETNSPDPVFTSTLDLDLSTVVPSLSGPKRPQDRVALKDAATSFAKALPELAGGRAERTRLPADKQESRFVDEGATGVDDIPEEAAFPVKGAEYGINDGHVVIAAITSCTNTSNPSVLVAAGLVARKARALGLNSKPWVKTSLAPGSQVVTDYLTAAGLQEDLDALGFNLVGYGCTTCIGNSGPLPQAISDCINENKLVACSVLSGNRNFEGRVNPDVRANYLASPPLVVAYALAGSLNVDVTTEPLGIGSNGQPVYLRDIWPSNHEIAEIVRKHVTAEMFRARYSDVFKGDTNWQGIAVDGGETYKWNSSSTYVQNPPYFEGMSMEPKPITNVEKAKVLALFLDSITTDHISPAGSFKASTPAGKYLEERQVAPRDFNSYGARRGNHEVMMRGTFANIRIKNQMLDGVEGGYTKGPDGSQMAIYDAAMAYQAAGTPLVIFAGKEYGTGSSRDWAAKGTNLLGVRAVIAQSFERIHRSNLVGMGVIPLQFKDGESWQSLGLDGSETVDIEGVTEIAPRAQVTVKITRADGSVLNVQTLCRIDTANELDYYKNGGILHYVLRSLVAA, from the coding sequence GTGACCTCAGTAAACAGCTTCAAGTCCAAATCGACCCTTACGGTCGGCGGCAAGACCTATACCTATTATTCCATCGCCGAAGCCGAAAAGCACGGCCTCAAGGGCGTGTCGAGCCTGCCCCATTCGATGAAAGTGGTGCTGGAAAACCTGCTGCGTTTCGAAGACAACCGCACGGTCACCAAGGCCGATATCGAGGCCGTCGCTACGTGGCTGACGACCCGCACCTCCGAGCATGAAATCTCCTACCGTCCGGCCCGCGTGCTGATGCAGGATTTCACCGGCGTTCCCGCCGTGGTGGATCTTGCCGCCATGCGCGACGCCACCGCCAAGCTCGGTGCCAATCCGCAGAAGATCAATCCGCTGGTTCCCGTCGATCTGGTCATCGATCACTCGGTGATGGTGGATAGCTTCGGCACGGCGCTGTCCTTCGGGCAAAATGTCGAGCTCGAATATGAGCGCAATGGCGAGCGCTACGAATTCCTGCGCTGGGGCCAGTCGGCCTTCGATAATTTCCGCGTCGTGCCCCCCGGCACCGGCATCTGCCATCAGGTCAATCTCGAATATCTGGCCCAGACCGTGTGGACCAAGGACGAGAATGGCGAAACCGTCGCCTATCCCGACACCCTGGTGGGCACCGATTCGCACACGACCATGGTCAATGGCATGGCCGTGCTGGGCTGGGGCGTGGGCGGCATCGAGGCCGAGGCTGCCATGCTGGGTCAGCCGATCACCATGCTGATCCCCGAAGTCGTGGGCTTCAAGCTCACCGGCAAGATCAATGAAGGCATCACCGCCACCGATCTGGTGCTGACCGTCACCGAAATGCTGCGCAAGAAGGGCGTGGTCGGCAAGTTCGTGGAATTCTACGGCCCGGGCCTCGATTACCTCAGCCTCGAAGACCAGGCGACCATTGCCAATATGGCCCCCGAATATGGCGCGACCTGCGGCTATTTCCCGGTCGATACGGATACGCTGAAATACCTGACCACCTCGGGCCGCGATCCGCAGCGCGTTGCCTTGGTCGAAGCCTATTCCAAGGCCCAGGGCATGTTCCGCGAAACCAATTCGCCCGATCCGGTCTTCACCTCGACGCTCGACCTCGACCTCTCGACCGTTGTTCCCTCGCTCTCCGGTCCCAAACGTCCGCAGGACCGTGTGGCCCTCAAGGATGCTGCTACCTCCTTCGCCAAGGCTTTGCCCGAGCTGGCCGGTGGCCGTGCCGAACGCACCCGCCTGCCGGCCGACAAGCAGGAATCGCGCTTTGTCGATGAAGGCGCCACCGGCGTCGACGACATTCCCGAGGAAGCCGCTTTCCCCGTCAAAGGCGCGGAATATGGTATCAATGACGGCCATGTGGTGATCGCCGCGATCACCTCCTGCACCAATACGTCCAATCCTTCGGTGCTGGTGGCCGCGGGCCTCGTTGCCCGCAAGGCGCGGGCGCTGGGGCTCAATTCCAAGCCCTGGGTCAAGACCTCGCTGGCCCCCGGCTCGCAGGTGGTTACCGACTACCTGACCGCCGCGGGCCTCCAAGAAGATCTGGACGCGCTGGGCTTTAACCTTGTCGGCTATGGCTGCACCACCTGTATCGGCAATTCCGGCCCGCTGCCGCAGGCCATTTCCGATTGCATCAACGAGAACAAGCTGGTGGCCTGCTCGGTGCTGTCGGGCAATCGTAACTTTGAAGGCCGCGTCAATCCGGATGTGCGCGCCAATTACCTGGCCTCCCCGCCGCTGGTGGTGGCCTATGCGCTGGCCGGCTCGCTCAATGTCGATGTCACCACCGAGCCGCTCGGCATTGGCAGCAATGGCCAGCCGGTCTACTTGAGGGATATCTGGCCTTCCAACCACGAGATCGCCGAGATCGTGCGCAAGCACGTGACCGCCGAAATGTTCCGCGCCCGCTATTCGGACGTGTTCAAGGGCGACACCAATTGGCAGGGCATCGCCGTCGATGGCGGCGAGACCTATAAGTGGAATTCGTCTTCCACCTATGTGCAGAACCCGCCCTATTTCGAAGGCATGTCGATGGAGCCCAAGCCCATCACCAATGTCGAAAAGGCCAAGGTGCTCGCACTGTTCCTTGATTCGATCACCACCGACCACATTTCCCCGGCCGGCTCGTTCAAGGCCTCGACCCCCGCTGGCAAATATCTCGAAGAACGCCAGGTCGCCCCGCGCGATTTCAATTCCTATGGTGCCCGTCGCGGCAATCATGAAGTGATGATGCGCGGCACCTTCGCCAATATCCGCATCAAGAACCAGATGCTCGATGGCGTCGAGGGTGGCTATACCAAGGGCCCCGATGGCTCTCAGATGGCGATCTACGACGCCGCCATGGCCTATCAGGCCGCCGGCACGCCGCTGGTGATCTTTGCCGGCAAGGAATATGGCACGGGCTCGTCGCGTGACTGGGCTGCCAAGGGCACCAACCTGCTCGGCGTGCGCGCTGTCATCGCCCAGAGCTTCGAGCGTATCCATCGCTCCAACCTGGTCGGCATGGGCGTCATCCCGCTGCAGTTCAAGGACGGCGAGAGCTGGCAGAGCCTGGGGCTGGATGGTTCGGAAACCGTCGATATCGAAGGCGTCACCGAGATCGCGCCGCGCGCTCAGGTGACCGTCAAGATCACCCGCGCCGATGGCAGCGTGCTCAATGTGCAGACCCTCTGCCGCATCGATACGGCCAATGAGCTCGATTACTACAAGAATGGCGGCATCCTGCATTACGTGCTGCGCAGCCTCGTCGCCGCGTAA
- a CDS encoding GNAT family N-acetyltransferase, with the protein MTLRIRRAIAADVPAMSQVLTASITELCAADHGKNAGAIAAWTRNKSQAGVAGMLANPDLELYVAERDGAIVAVGAVTKDGTVALNYVAPQARFAGISTALLARLEQALVALGHREGRLESTSTARAFYESRGWQADGPQASGRVVNGYPMWKVLV; encoded by the coding sequence GTGACACTGCGCATTCGCCGCGCCATTGCGGCCGATGTGCCCGCCATGAGCCAGGTGCTGACCGCCTCGATCACCGAACTCTGCGCCGCCGACCACGGCAAGAATGCCGGCGCCATTGCCGCCTGGACGCGCAATAAGAGCCAAGCGGGCGTCGCCGGCATGCTGGCCAATCCCGATCTCGAACTCTACGTGGCCGAGCGCGACGGCGCGATCGTGGCCGTCGGCGCGGTAACGAAGGACGGCACAGTGGCGCTCAACTATGTCGCTCCCCAAGCGCGTTTTGCCGGCATCAGCACAGCCCTGCTCGCCCGATTGGAACAGGCGCTCGTCGCGCTGGGCCATCGCGAAGGCCGGCTCGAAAGCACCAGCACAGCCCGCGCCTTCTATGAAAGCCGTGGCTGGCAAGCGGATGGCCCGCAAGCCAGCGGCCGAGTGGTCAACGGCTATCCCATGTGGAAAGTGTTGGTGTAG
- the ccmA gene encoding heme ABC exporter ATP-binding protein CcmA: MTQRQAYPSLVLRAQGLACGRGGLPLADDMSFAVHGGTCLLLRGPNGTGKTTLLLTLAGIVAPLAGFFALEGADPEAGPLLHYSGHRNATKPRLSVAENLGFWAAVNGATGDSVETALDRVGLGDLAMLDAGYLSAGQSRRLALARLLVTQRPVWLLDEPTAALDAEGHQLVTDLIDGHLDAGGIAIAATHDPITLPDAARMETLALGKAA, encoded by the coding sequence ATGACGCAAAGGCAAGCCTATCCATCTTTAGTGCTGCGCGCGCAGGGGCTTGCCTGTGGTCGCGGCGGCTTGCCGCTGGCCGATGACATGAGCTTTGCGGTCCATGGCGGCACCTGTCTTTTATTGCGCGGGCCCAATGGCACCGGCAAGACCACGCTGCTGCTGACACTGGCCGGGATCGTCGCGCCACTCGCCGGATTTTTTGCCCTGGAAGGAGCGGACCCAGAGGCTGGGCCGCTGCTGCATTATAGCGGCCATCGCAATGCCACCAAGCCGCGCCTCAGCGTAGCGGAAAATCTGGGCTTCTGGGCCGCGGTCAATGGCGCGACAGGCGATAGCGTGGAAACCGCTCTTGATCGCGTCGGACTGGGTGATCTGGCCATGCTTGATGCGGGTTATCTCTCTGCGGGGCAAAGCCGGCGCCTGGCATTGGCGCGGTTGCTCGTGACGCAGCGGCCGGTCTGGCTGCTCGATGAGCCGACGGCGGCACTAGACGCCGAGGGCCATCAATTGGTGACCGACCTGATCGACGGACATCTGGATGCCGGCGGCATTGCCATTGCCGCCACGCATGACCCGATCACCCTGCCCGATGCCGCCCGCATGGAAACCCTGGCTTTGGGCAAGGCCGCATGA